The segment CCGGCGCCGGAGGGGCCGACCAGCCCGATCTTCTCGCCCGGGCGCACCGTCAGGTCCACGCCTTCGATGACGCCTGAGCCCTTGCCATAGTGGAATCCCACCCGCTCGAAGCGGACCTCGCCATGGGTGACGCGCAACGGCTTCGCGTCGGCGCGGTCGGTCACCACGCGCGGCACGGCTATCGTCTTCATGCCGTCCTGCACCTGGCCGACGTTTTCGAAGATGCCGTTGACCACCCACATGATCCAGCCGGACATATTGTTGATGCGGATCACCAGCCCGGTGGTGAGCGCAATCGCGCCGGTGGTGACGTGCCCCTCGCTCCACAGCCACAGGGCCAGCCCCGTGGTGCCGGCAATCAGCGCGCCGTTCATGGCGGTGATGGTGATGTCCATGCCGCTGATCATGCGCCCGGCCAGCCGCGACTTCTCGGTCTGCTCGGACATGGCGTCGCGCGCATAGTCTTCCTCGTGACGGGTGTGGGCGAACAGCTTGAGTGTGGTGATATTGGTGTAGCCGTCGACGATACGCCCCATCAGCCGGGAACGCGATTCCGTGGCGACCACCGAACGCTGCTTCACGCGCGGCACGAAGTGGAGCAGGGCGGCCACGTAGCACGCGATCCACAGCAGCAGCGGGATCATTAGCCGCCAGTCGGCCTGCGCGAACAGCACCAGCGAGCTGATCGCGTAGATCACCACGTGCCAGATTGCGTCCACCGCCTGCACCGCGGAATCGCGCAGCGAGAAGCCGGTCTGCATGATGCGCTGCGCGATGCGCCCGGCAAAATCATTCTGGAAGAACGACAGGCTCTGCTTGAGCACGTAGCGGTGGTTCTGCCAGCGGATCAGGTTGGCCAGGCCGGGGTTGATGACCTGGTGCACAAGGACGTCGTGCAGGCCGAAGAAGATCGGGCGCAGCAGCAGCGCCACCACGGCCATCCACAGCAGCTCGTTGCGATGCCGGCTGAAGAACTCCGCGCCTGGCGTGGTCTGTGCCATGTCGACCAGCCGGCCGAGGAAGCTGAACAGCGCCACCTCGATCAGTGCGCCGACCAGACCCACCAGCAACAGCAGCGCGAACACACCCCACACTTCGCGCAGGTACCAGGCATAAAAGCGCCAGACCTGGCCGGGCGGCTCGTGGTCGGGCATGCCCCGGAAGGGGTCGATCAGTCTTTCCAGGCGACGCAACATGGCAGGTTTCCCGTTGTGCCCGGCGCGCCCTGGCGTCTTCGTGGGAGGTGGGGGCGCGCGTGCGGCGGATCAGACACAACATGATACGCGCCTTGCACAATGGAAAAGCCCCGCCAGGGGCGGGGCCTTGTCAGAACCGCAGTGCGGAAACTTCTGAATGGTCAGGGATGGTGGATCACCATATGCGTGAACGGCGGCACATAGGCCTGCAGCGTCACGAACAGGCCCACCAGGATCGCCAGCACGATCGAGTGGAAGAACACGTAGCGCAGGATGTCGCCTTCGTGGCCGTACCACTTGGTCGCGGTCGAGGCCACCACGATGGACTGCGCATCGATCATCTTGCCCATCACGCCGCCTGAGCTGTTGGCCGAGGCCATCAGCACCGGCGACAGGCCCAGCTGCTCCGCCGTGGTCTTCTGCAGGCCGCCGAACAGCACGTTCGAGGCCGTGTCCGAACCGGTCAGCGCCACGCCCAGCCAGCCCAGCATGGTGCCGAACAGCGGATAGAACACGCCGGTGTGGGCGAAGGCCAGGCCCAGCGTGGCATCCAGGCCCGAGTAGCGGGTCAGGTAGCCGACGCCGAACATCGCGCAGATGGTCAGCAGCGAGTAGCGCA is part of the Cupriavidus necator genome and harbors:
- a CDS encoding ABC transporter ATP-binding protein; translated protein: MLRRLERLIDPFRGMPDHEPPGQVWRFYAWYLREVWGVFALLLLVGLVGALIEVALFSFLGRLVDMAQTTPGAEFFSRHRNELLWMAVVALLLRPIFFGLHDVLVHQVINPGLANLIRWQNHRYVLKQSLSFFQNDFAGRIAQRIMQTGFSLRDSAVQAVDAIWHVVIYAISSLVLFAQADWRLMIPLLLWIACYVAALLHFVPRVKQRSVVATESRSRLMGRIVDGYTNITTLKLFAHTRHEEDYARDAMSEQTEKSRLAGRMISGMDITITAMNGALIAGTTGLALWLWSEGHVTTGAIALTTGLVIRINNMSGWIMWVVNGIFENVGQVQDGMKTIAVPRVVTDRADAKPLRVTHGEVRFERVGFHYGKGSGVIEGVDLTVRPGEKIGLVGPSGAGKSTLVNLLLRLYDVERGRILIDGQDIAAVTQESLRAQIGMVTQDTSLLHRSIRENLLYGKPSSTEAELQQALHRARADEFTPHLVDAHGNTGLEAQVGERGVKLSGGQRQRIAIARVLLKNAPILILDEATSALDSEVEAAIQESLETLMQGKTVIAIAHRLSTIARMDRLVVLDNGHIVESGTHAQLLAHGGLYARLWAHQTGGFVGVD